In a single window of the Flavobacterium sp. W4I14 genome:
- a CDS encoding TonB-linked SusC/RagA family outer membrane protein (product_source=TIGR04056; cath_funfam=2.170.130.10,2.60.40.1120; cleavage_site_network=SignalP-noTM; cog=COG1629; ko=KO:K21573; pfam=PF00593,PF07715,PF13715; superfamily=49464,56935; tigrfam=TIGR04056) gives MKINLLKISGLSVLFLLNSPAFSMNPVAEKSDGFSELNMPLVHIQNRKVITGTVLDEKNMPIPGVGIKNISSGKTAVTDEAGKFSIEANTNDVIRFSYVGYQNKDVTVGNEANISVKMAPAEANKLDEVVVIGYGSVKKTDLTGSVGVVKASELQERPSSSLNQALAGRISGVQVNTNSGRPGGQTNIKIRGFSSINTSNNPLYVVDGVALPVGSQTQNSNAIDYINPSDIASVEVLKDASSTAIYGARGANGVILITTKKGTANAQRITYDADFGINTLAAHHVEMLDAFEYVKVQDLAYENIKVYDPVGWAAGSYASTPVPKAARIALPQFFDGNGNPLYNTDWLKESTQNKLSQNHQLGFTGGNENSTYGVFAGYRDDQGLLLNSYLKRYSGRFNFDSKIKPWLKVGGNLSYNNQNENIVDQGTGGLNSVRMITEAFPFLPIKLADGKWGDNKLIPWAEGGSNPVHILTDQKYGMVTQTALGSIYSTISFSKDLEFRTQLGANIVSRNINEYNAKQLYGISDGQNGTANVTDDRETFWSLENYLTYNKRFAESHAINALLGISWQATSFFSNTSHAENFVTDFYGNNNMGSGSKSITVGSSRNRSAFNSYFGRLNYAFKDKYLVTFTGRVDGSSKFGENHKFAFFPSAALAWKASDEDFLKGNKTISNLKLRTSYGLSGNSELPAYQSLATLVNNSAIINDSKVTGIGIGRLANPDLVWEKTAQVDAGLELGLFNNRINLEADLYYRKTTDMLLDAPVPRTTGYSVIRKNIGSMQNKGLDLGINTVNVQTDNFTWKTSFNISLNRNKVLSLATPDDIFGVGNPNFTNQTGIIRVGEPVGSFWGLVRLGTWSEAERAEAAKYVSYRGGKTLLPGDIKYLDVNGDHAITDADRQIIGSGTPKGWGSFGNSFRYKNLELIVELQYSYGNDVLNMTHHSGEDRQVQANSFASVLNAWTPQNQNTPIAAIRDQSAGYVTNVDTHWLEDGSFIRGKNLLLGYTFDKTLVEKLRLSKLRVYASVQNFFLATKYTGNDPEVTTYGNAFAQGQTFFDYPKPTTFMIGLNIGL, from the coding sequence ATGAAAATCAATCTACTAAAGATTTCAGGGCTTTCTGTGCTTTTTTTGCTCAATAGTCCTGCTTTTTCGATGAATCCGGTTGCTGAAAAATCCGATGGATTTTCTGAGCTAAATATGCCTTTAGTGCATATTCAAAACCGAAAAGTAATTACAGGAACCGTATTAGACGAAAAAAACATGCCTATTCCTGGAGTTGGCATCAAAAACATTTCGTCAGGTAAAACCGCTGTAACTGATGAAGCTGGTAAATTCAGCATTGAGGCCAATACAAATGATGTGATCCGTTTTTCATATGTGGGCTATCAAAATAAAGATGTAACAGTAGGCAATGAAGCCAATATTAGCGTTAAAATGGCACCTGCCGAAGCCAATAAGTTAGATGAAGTAGTGGTAATTGGTTATGGATCGGTGAAAAAAACAGACCTTACAGGTTCTGTTGGTGTGGTTAAAGCAAGCGAACTTCAGGAACGTCCGTCTTCATCCCTAAACCAGGCACTGGCTGGCCGTATTTCTGGTGTCCAGGTAAACACCAACTCGGGTAGACCCGGCGGACAGACCAATATCAAAATCCGTGGGTTTAGTTCAATCAATACAAGCAACAATCCACTTTATGTGGTAGATGGTGTGGCTTTGCCAGTGGGGTCGCAAACACAGAACAGTAACGCTATCGATTATATTAACCCGAGCGATATCGCTTCAGTAGAGGTGTTAAAAGATGCTTCTTCGACGGCCATATACGGCGCAAGGGGTGCAAACGGGGTAATTTTAATCACCACCAAAAAAGGAACAGCAAATGCCCAACGCATTACCTATGATGCAGATTTCGGCATCAATACACTGGCCGCACACCATGTTGAGATGCTCGATGCCTTCGAGTATGTTAAAGTGCAGGATCTGGCTTATGAAAATATTAAAGTTTACGATCCGGTAGGTTGGGCAGCGGGAAGTTACGCATCCACACCCGTTCCAAAAGCGGCCAGAATTGCCTTGCCGCAATTTTTCGATGGCAATGGAAATCCATTATATAATACCGATTGGTTAAAAGAATCTACACAGAACAAACTTTCGCAAAATCACCAGCTGGGTTTTACAGGTGGAAACGAAAATAGCACCTACGGTGTTTTTGCAGGCTATCGCGATGACCAGGGACTTTTACTAAACTCTTATTTAAAACGTTATTCGGGCAGGTTTAATTTCGATAGTAAAATTAAACCCTGGTTAAAGGTAGGCGGTAATTTGAGCTACAATAACCAAAATGAAAACATTGTTGATCAGGGAACAGGCGGCTTAAATTCAGTCCGTATGATTACAGAAGCATTCCCTTTTCTACCAATTAAACTGGCAGATGGCAAGTGGGGCGATAATAAACTGATTCCATGGGCAGAAGGAGGCTCCAATCCGGTACACATCTTAACAGATCAAAAATATGGAATGGTTACCCAAACTGCTTTGGGGAGTATTTACTCTACCATTAGCTTTAGCAAAGATTTAGAGTTCCGTACCCAGTTGGGTGCCAATATTGTGAGCCGTAATATTAACGAGTACAATGCCAAACAATTATACGGGATCTCTGATGGACAGAATGGAACGGCGAATGTAACTGATGATCGGGAAACCTTCTGGTCACTGGAAAATTATTTAACCTATAATAAACGTTTTGCCGAATCGCATGCTATTAATGCGTTATTGGGTATCTCCTGGCAGGCTACCAGCTTTTTTAGCAATACCAGCCATGCCGAGAACTTTGTAACCGATTTTTACGGAAACAATAACATGGGCTCTGGAAGTAAATCGATTACAGTGGGCTCTAGCCGGAACAGATCGGCTTTTAATTCTTATTTTGGAAGATTAAACTATGCTTTTAAAGATAAATACCTGGTTACTTTTACAGGTAGGGTAGATGGCTCATCCAAATTCGGAGAGAACCATAAATTCGCCTTTTTCCCTTCGGCAGCATTGGCCTGGAAAGCTTCAGACGAAGATTTCCTTAAAGGAAACAAAACCATCTCTAACTTAAAACTAAGAACCAGTTATGGTTTAAGTGGTAACTCAGAGCTTCCTGCCTATCAGTCGCTCGCTACATTGGTTAATAACTCGGCTATTATTAATGATAGTAAAGTAACCGGTATTGGTATCGGCAGGTTAGCGAATCCGGATCTGGTTTGGGAAAAAACAGCACAGGTTGATGCGGGTTTAGAATTAGGCTTGTTTAACAACCGCATTAATTTAGAGGCCGATCTTTATTATAGAAAAACAACCGATATGTTATTGGATGCGCCGGTTCCACGTACCACAGGATACTCGGTGATCAGAAAAAATATCGGCTCTATGCAGAACAAAGGTTTAGATTTAGGGATTAATACGGTAAACGTACAAACCGACAATTTTACCTGGAAAACCAGTTTCAATATCTCCCTTAACCGTAACAAGGTACTTTCTTTGGCTACTCCTGATGATATCTTTGGTGTGGGTAACCCAAATTTCACCAATCAAACTGGTATTATCAGGGTAGGTGAGCCTGTGGGTTCATTCTGGGGGCTTGTACGTTTAGGAACCTGGAGCGAGGCCGAAAGGGCAGAAGCAGCCAAATATGTAAGTTACCGGGGTGGTAAAACTTTGCTCCCAGGCGATATTAAATATTTAGATGTAAACGGCGATCATGCCATTACTGATGCCGACCGTCAGATTATTGGTAGCGGAACGCCAAAAGGTTGGGGATCGTTTGGTAACTCATTCCGATATAAAAACTTAGAGCTGATTGTAGAGCTTCAATATTCTTATGGCAATGATGTGTTGAATATGACCCATCACTCAGGTGAAGACAGACAGGTACAGGCCAATAGTTTTGCCAGCGTATTAAACGCCTGGACTCCCCAGAATCAAAATACACCGATTGCCGCAATCAGGGATCAATCTGCCGGATATGTAACCAACGTAGATACCCATTGGTTAGAAGACGGTTCTTTCATCCGTGGAAAAAACCTTTTACTGGGTTATACTTTTGATAAAACACTTGTTGAAAAATTACGCTTAAGCAAACTTCGTGTTTATGCATCTGTTCAGAATTTCTTCCTGGCAACCAAGTATACAGGTAACGACCCTGAGGTAACTACCTATGGAAATGCATTTGCACAAGGTCAAACATTTTTCGATTATCCAAAGCCAACTACTTTCATGATAGGTTTAAACATTGGATTATAA
- a CDS encoding catalase-peroxidase (product_source=KO:K03782; cath_funfam=1.10.420.10,1.10.520.10; cog=COG0376; ko=KO:K03782; pfam=PF00141; superfamily=48113; tigrfam=TIGR00198): MEKESNDISKCPFHNGSMKSNVGGGGTRNGDWWPKQLKLSILRQHSNLSNPMDGEFSYAEAFKSLDLAALKADLHALMTDSQDWWPADFGHYGGLFIRMAWHSAGTYRVGDGRGGAGAGLQRFAPLNSWPDNVSLDKARRLLWPIKQKYGRKISWADLMILTGNIALESMGFKTFGFAGGREDVWEADESVYWGSETTWLGGDLRYAHGSDGAHKAHGVVVTDDDADGDVHSRNLEKPLAAVQMGLIYVNPEGPDGNPDPILAAKDIRDTFGRMAMDDEETVALIAGGHTFGKTHGAASADHVGKEPEAAGIESQGLGWNNSYASGKGADTITSGLEVTWTTTPTQWSNNFFENLFGFEWELSKSPAGAHQWKAINAEAIIPDAFDGSKKHLPTMLTTDLSLRFDPIYEKISRRFLENPDQFADAFARAWFKLTHRDMGPLARYLGPDVPQEELLWQDPIPAVNHTLINETDIAALKVKVLASGLSVVELVSTAWASASNFRGSDKRGGANGARIRLAPQKDWAVNNPPQLQKVLGVLADIQNEFNAAQIDGKKVSLADLIVLAGAAAVEKAAAAAGHSVTVPFAPGRMDASQEQTDVESFGYLEPAADGFRNYRNSKSPVPTEEFLIDKAQLLTLTAPELTVLVGGLRVLDTNFDGSKNGVLTVQPGKLTNDFFVNLLDMETAWKAVGEDKELYIGSSRSTGQPKWTATRADLVFGSNAELRAIAEVYASSDGQGKFVKDFVATWNKVMNLDRFDLN, from the coding sequence ATGGAAAAAGAATCGAACGATATCAGCAAGTGCCCGTTTCATAATGGCAGCATGAAAAGTAATGTAGGTGGTGGCGGTACCAGAAATGGCGACTGGTGGCCAAAGCAGCTAAAACTAAGTATTTTGCGTCAACATTCTAACTTATCCAATCCAATGGACGGCGAATTTAGTTATGCCGAAGCTTTTAAAAGTTTAGATTTAGCCGCATTAAAGGCAGACCTTCATGCACTGATGACCGATTCGCAAGATTGGTGGCCGGCAGATTTTGGTCACTATGGAGGTTTATTTATCCGTATGGCATGGCACAGTGCGGGAACCTACAGGGTGGGCGATGGCCGTGGTGGTGCTGGTGCCGGATTACAACGTTTTGCACCGCTGAACAGTTGGCCGGATAATGTGAGCCTTGATAAAGCCCGCAGATTACTTTGGCCGATTAAACAAAAATACGGGCGCAAAATTTCCTGGGCAGATTTAATGATCTTAACAGGAAATATCGCCTTAGAATCGATGGGCTTTAAAACCTTTGGTTTTGCAGGTGGGCGTGAGGACGTTTGGGAAGCAGATGAATCGGTATATTGGGGTTCAGAAACAACCTGGCTGGGTGGCGATCTCCGTTATGCACACGGTTCTGATGGCGCACATAAAGCGCATGGTGTAGTGGTTACGGATGACGATGCCGATGGCGATGTTCACTCACGTAACTTAGAAAAACCACTTGCTGCCGTGCAAATGGGATTAATATATGTGAACCCTGAAGGCCCGGATGGAAATCCAGACCCAATTCTTGCTGCGAAAGATATCCGCGATACTTTTGGCCGGATGGCAATGGATGATGAAGAAACGGTCGCATTAATTGCTGGTGGACACACTTTCGGTAAAACCCATGGTGCTGCTTCAGCAGATCACGTGGGCAAAGAGCCTGAAGCCGCAGGTATCGAAAGCCAGGGTTTAGGATGGAACAATAGTTACGCTTCTGGCAAAGGTGCTGATACCATTACGAGTGGATTGGAAGTAACCTGGACCACAACACCAACGCAATGGAGCAATAATTTTTTCGAAAACCTGTTTGGATTCGAATGGGAATTATCGAAAAGCCCTGCTGGTGCACACCAATGGAAAGCTATAAATGCAGAAGCCATTATTCCTGATGCATTTGATGGATCGAAAAAACATCTGCCAACGATGCTTACCACCGATCTTTCTTTAAGGTTCGATCCGATTTATGAAAAAATATCAAGACGTTTCTTAGAAAATCCAGATCAGTTTGCTGATGCATTTGCCAGGGCATGGTTTAAATTAACCCATCGCGATATGGGGCCTTTGGCACGTTACTTAGGGCCAGATGTACCACAAGAAGAATTGCTTTGGCAAGATCCAATCCCTGCGGTTAACCATACATTGATCAACGAAACTGATATTGCCGCATTAAAAGTAAAAGTACTCGCTTCGGGACTGAGTGTGGTCGAACTGGTTTCTACCGCCTGGGCTTCGGCTTCTAACTTCCGCGGTTCTGATAAACGTGGCGGTGCCAATGGTGCACGGATCCGTTTGGCTCCTCAAAAAGATTGGGCAGTTAACAATCCTCCACAACTGCAGAAAGTATTAGGCGTATTAGCGGATATTCAAAATGAATTTAATGCAGCACAAATTGATGGCAAAAAAGTTTCACTAGCCGATTTAATTGTATTGGCAGGTGCTGCTGCGGTAGAAAAAGCTGCTGCTGCTGCCGGCCATTCAGTTACAGTGCCTTTTGCACCAGGGCGAATGGATGCTTCGCAAGAGCAAACCGATGTGGAATCTTTTGGTTATTTAGAGCCAGCTGCTGATGGTTTCCGTAACTACCGTAATTCAAAATCTCCTGTTCCTACAGAAGAATTCCTGATTGATAAAGCCCAGTTGCTTACTTTAACAGCACCCGAATTGACGGTATTGGTTGGTGGTTTACGAGTGTTGGATACAAATTTTGATGGTTCGAAAAATGGTGTCTTAACCGTACAACCTGGCAAGTTAACTAACGACTTTTTTGTAAACCTGTTGGATATGGAAACCGCATGGAAAGCTGTTGGAGAAGATAAAGAACTTTATATCGGAAGCAGCCGTTCAACTGGTCAGCCAAAATGGACCGCAACCCGTGCCGATCTGGTATTTGGTTCTAATGCAGAATTAAGAGCGATAGCAGAGGTATATGCAAGCTCGGATGGCCAAGGCAAATTCGTGAAAGACTTTGTGGCCACCTGGAATAAAGTAATGAATTTAGATCGTTTTGATTTAAATTAA
- a CDS encoding serine/threonine protein kinase (product_source=COG0515; cath_funfam=1.10.510.10; cog=COG0515; ko=KO:K12132; pfam=PF00069; smart=SM00220; superfamily=56112; transmembrane_helix_parts=Outside_1_371,TMhelix_372_391,Inside_392_462), which yields MSKIFTITEGLQNLGALKTGGQGSVYKGMRMGPVYSAIKLIPTPIYVEDDSDKNYRNFLNEVNKLQQVNIHPSPNVVKILSSGITDSGSFPYIEMEYIEGPELSELLLPPHQKVFTVKELLKVAEQLAAALAHCHQFGVKHGDVKSNNVKYNTQTANYVLLDFGLAIMSEEQRRTSIRHAGAVEFMAPEQHEGKMLLQTDIYSYGIILYELLAGQVPFPLEGGGDTARNTVMISHLEKEIPDAMSLRKSNLEDTFQDDILHAEMQVPYWLIELIGRCLQKNPDDRYANGMELQKAVTAGLLSAPQDIGRTENTMPNEALRYAALYGETQQKNEKLEKELATLKSLALKAGIKYNTSTGEYHQENYIHAPRKAFLGYAAACTLVVAFVVYSLTKTENNNITAVPTTPYRSPFEIANQQYRQALQEAREDSIRKAKMQWAQQVKATEKARKQNGKKKKKFLGIF from the coding sequence ATGAGTAAAATTTTTACAATTACAGAAGGGCTACAAAACCTTGGCGCATTAAAAACCGGTGGGCAGGGGTCTGTTTACAAAGGGATGCGCATGGGACCGGTTTATTCTGCCATCAAACTTATTCCTACACCAATCTACGTGGAAGATGACAGCGATAAAAATTACCGGAATTTTCTCAATGAAGTGAATAAGCTGCAGCAGGTAAACATCCATCCCAGCCCGAACGTCGTAAAGATACTTAGTTCAGGGATTACCGACAGCGGGTCCTTTCCTTATATAGAAATGGAATACATCGAAGGCCCCGAACTTAGCGAACTGCTATTGCCTCCGCATCAAAAAGTTTTCACTGTTAAAGAACTGTTAAAAGTCGCTGAACAATTGGCTGCGGCACTTGCACACTGTCATCAGTTTGGGGTCAAACACGGCGATGTTAAAAGCAATAATGTGAAGTACAATACGCAGACTGCCAATTATGTGCTATTGGATTTTGGCCTGGCCATTATGAGTGAAGAGCAGCGCAGAACAAGCATTCGCCATGCCGGGGCAGTAGAGTTTATGGCACCGGAACAGCACGAAGGAAAAATGTTGTTACAGACAGATATTTATAGTTACGGTATCATTCTGTATGAACTCCTGGCCGGGCAGGTACCTTTTCCACTCGAAGGGGGAGGCGATACCGCCCGCAATACGGTCATGATTTCACATCTTGAAAAGGAAATCCCCGATGCCATGTCACTGCGTAAAAGCAATCTGGAAGATACCTTTCAGGACGATATTCTGCATGCGGAAATGCAGGTACCTTACTGGTTGATTGAGCTGATCGGGCGATGCCTGCAAAAAAATCCAGATGACCGATATGCCAATGGAATGGAATTGCAGAAGGCAGTTACTGCCGGGCTATTGTCGGCCCCACAAGATATTGGCCGTACAGAAAACACCATGCCTAACGAAGCCCTGCGTTATGCCGCCTTATATGGTGAGACACAGCAAAAGAACGAAAAGCTCGAAAAAGAGCTGGCCACATTAAAATCCCTGGCCCTGAAGGCCGGAATAAAATACAATACTTCGACCGGTGAATATCACCAGGAAAATTACATCCATGCCCCAAGAAAGGCTTTTTTAGGTTACGCTGCCGCCTGTACTTTAGTTGTAGCCTTTGTAGTTTACAGCTTAACTAAGACAGAAAACAATAATATTACGGCCGTGCCGACAACCCCATACCGGTCACCATTTGAAATCGCAAATCAGCAATACAGGCAAGCGCTACAAGAAGCGAGAGAAGACAGCATCCGGAAAGCAAAAATGCAATGGGCGCAGCAAGTAAAAGCAACCGAAAAAGCCAGGAAACAGAACGGTAAAAAGAAGAAGAAATTTCTGGGTATATTCTGA
- a CDS encoding hypothetical protein (product_source=Hypo-rule applied; cath_funfam=2.60.200.20; pfam=PF00498; smart=SM00240; superfamily=49879), with the protein MKMIFDLFKSASGEHPDDVKGIRHALLQFVKQELQKAEGGEGANIKGLGIFIHCSPAARHVYEAAVFTEDPDQLKNEIQRISDDYSLDLPSGWSLTVAFDEAIPDDAVEMQNLPVALLVKTKTHFVMQQAKAYLKALSGKTLKPIYEITSAGGKYNIGRDEKAQSDEGYFRTNHIAFPSESDDERNKYISRQHAHIEWDTSIAKFVIFADEGGIPPRNKVKLRSALTEETVKLHATQIGQELAEGDQIILGESVVLEFSFKPQHHE; encoded by the coding sequence ATGAAAATGATATTCGACCTCTTCAAAAGCGCAAGTGGGGAACATCCCGATGATGTGAAGGGAATCAGGCACGCATTACTACAATTTGTAAAACAGGAGTTGCAAAAAGCGGAGGGTGGAGAAGGTGCAAATATCAAAGGTTTAGGTATTTTTATCCACTGCAGCCCTGCAGCGCGCCATGTGTACGAAGCTGCAGTATTTACCGAGGATCCCGATCAATTAAAAAATGAGATACAACGCATCAGTGATGATTATTCCCTGGATCTGCCCTCAGGCTGGTCACTCACAGTTGCTTTCGATGAAGCTATTCCTGACGATGCGGTTGAAATGCAAAATCTGCCGGTAGCACTGTTGGTGAAAACCAAAACCCATTTTGTTATGCAACAGGCTAAAGCCTACCTGAAAGCACTTAGCGGCAAGACTTTAAAGCCAATCTACGAAATAACTTCAGCGGGTGGAAAATACAATATCGGCAGAGATGAAAAGGCACAGTCTGATGAGGGTTATTTCCGCACCAACCACATTGCATTTCCATCTGAAAGTGATGATGAACGAAATAAGTACATCAGCAGGCAGCATGCGCATATCGAATGGGATACCAGCATAGCCAAATTTGTAATCTTTGCAGATGAAGGTGGAATACCACCCCGCAATAAGGTCAAACTTCGTTCAGCACTTACCGAAGAGACCGTAAAACTCCATGCTACCCAGATCGGGCAAGAATTAGCCGAGGGAGATCAGATTATCTTAGGCGAATCTGTCGTATTGGAGTTTAGCTTTAAGCCGCAGCATCATGAGTAA